A portion of the Simkania negevensis Z genome contains these proteins:
- the nqrC gene encoding NADH:ubiquinone reductase (Na(+)-transporting) subunit C, whose protein sequence is MVGKERQFTSGKTLLFVVVLCFTCALVLSVLADLLKQPQLDARELYKSKQLLRAAAILSNENVFLLNGTFATYDEKEGILVATPNQKRKARDREILALFEKRVLTRVTNAQGDVLTFEEAGLDQGTYLQENAKYGFANLPYKLVYIIQPNIPTTSLPYGYVIPINGYGLWDAIYGYLGLKADADTVLGMTWYDQKETPGLGGNIALPHWQGQFQGKVIFQESPSGQTNYARAQLGIKVVKTTVEETYGDSYLAKSAVDGIAGASITVIGVNEALRKSLEPYRPFLIRAHEREVRQ, encoded by the coding sequence ATGGTAGGAAAAGAGCGGCAATTTACTAGTGGAAAAACCCTCCTATTCGTGGTGGTACTTTGCTTTACGTGCGCTCTGGTGTTATCGGTTTTAGCCGATCTTTTGAAACAGCCACAACTCGATGCACGAGAACTTTACAAGAGTAAGCAACTTCTCCGTGCTGCAGCCATCTTATCTAATGAAAACGTGTTTCTTTTAAATGGAACTTTTGCAACTTATGATGAAAAAGAAGGCATCTTAGTTGCCACTCCAAATCAAAAAAGAAAGGCGCGAGATCGGGAGATTTTAGCCTTATTTGAAAAGAGGGTTTTAACTCGTGTCACCAATGCTCAAGGAGATGTACTAACTTTCGAAGAAGCTGGCCTTGATCAAGGGACCTATTTGCAAGAGAATGCAAAATACGGATTTGCCAATCTCCCTTATAAATTGGTCTACATCATCCAGCCCAATATCCCTACTACAAGCCTTCCTTATGGTTACGTCATTCCCATCAATGGGTATGGACTTTGGGATGCTATCTATGGTTATTTAGGATTAAAAGCTGATGCAGACACAGTACTTGGGATGACATGGTATGATCAAAAAGAAACGCCTGGCCTTGGAGGCAATATTGCTCTTCCTCATTGGCAAGGGCAATTTCAAGGAAAGGTCATTTTTCAAGAAAGTCCTTCTGGACAGACCAATTATGCAAGAGCTCAACTTGGGATTAAGGTTGTGAAAACAACGGTGGAAGAAACCTACGGAGATTCTTACCTTGCAAAAAGCGCCGTCGATGGAATTGCTGGAGCTTCAATTACAGTGATTGGGGTGAACGAAGCATTGCGCAAAAGTCTAGAACCCTACCGCCCTTTTTTAATTCGGGCTCATGAGCGGGAGGTTAGGCAATGA